The following proteins are encoded in a genomic region of Spirosoma sp. SC4-14:
- a CDS encoding T9SS type A sorting domain-containing protein produces the protein MKSLTTTIVGVISLCLFTNFVWGQSNFKIQIYAGQEYNDGALLQVPCAYSSNYFDVYARYYNGLAYVNFANVSVSNVISKPSGYTLVNVAGDLSYLRVYYSYPQNGTLSFTAIDGSVSHTFSYNCVSTPNISVWSIPTSLGNNQSGTAQVQVIDQPGSAAVATTYYPLYYTAVNWQATGGLRVNGGTTYTTGNTGTYNSAPINTTSYGGQLLVSATNACGTSGYITPYPAIGTPYIVSTTFNGSPGSSGTVSWVATLSLLTNGTASGANWVITNGTGSISPSGTSCNAYPSSFLRVVGTATNSNGSGQDATFYIWLSGYSPYRAAYPNPTQSTLTLDFDDALMAQELIQEIALYNQKGNVVKQFDATKAADYFKQTKSVHFDVHELPHDTYFLHVKMGDKLFESQIIVQ, from the coding sequence ATGAAATCGTTAACCACTACCATTGTAGGGGTAATATCCCTATGCCTGTTTACTAATTTTGTTTGGGGCCAGTCCAATTTTAAAATTCAGATCTATGCCGGTCAAGAGTATAATGATGGAGCTCTATTACAGGTGCCTTGTGCTTATTCAAGTAATTATTTTGATGTATATGCTCGATATTACAATGGCTTAGCTTACGTAAACTTTGCCAATGTATCTGTATCAAATGTAATTTCGAAGCCATCGGGATATACGTTAGTAAATGTAGCTGGGGATTTAAGTTATCTTCGTGTCTATTACTCCTATCCACAAAATGGTACACTATCATTTACGGCTATCGATGGATCGGTTTCTCACACGTTTTCGTACAATTGTGTATCGACTCCGAATATATCCGTATGGTCGATTCCTACTTCTTTAGGGAACAATCAGTCGGGTACTGCACAAGTTCAGGTGATTGACCAACCCGGCTCTGCAGCCGTTGCTACTACTTATTACCCTTTATATTATACAGCGGTCAATTGGCAGGCCACTGGGGGGCTAAGGGTTAATGGAGGGACTACTTACACGACAGGAAACACGGGTACTTATAACAGTGCTCCTATTAACACTACAAGTTATGGAGGACAGTTACTGGTTTCAGCAACAAACGCCTGTGGAACATCGGGTTATATAACGCCCTATCCAGCCATTGGTACGCCTTATATTGTATCGACAACCTTTAATGGATCACCTGGTTCGTCAGGAACTGTTTCTTGGGTGGCCACTCTATCGCTGCTAACAAATGGGACGGCATCTGGTGCAAATTGGGTTATTACTAATGGAACAGGGTCTATTAGTCCCAGTGGAACAAGTTGTAATGCCTACCCATCCAGTTTTTTAAGAGTAGTAGGTACAGCAACAAATTCGAATGGTTCTGGCCAAGATGCTACCTTCTACATTTGGCTATCTGGTTACTCTCCTTACCGAGCAGCTTATCCTAATCCGACCCAAAGTACGTTAACTCTTGATTTTGATGATGCATTAATGGCACAGGAGTTAATACAGGAAATCGCACTCTACAATCAGAAAGGAAACGTAGTTAAACAATTTGACGCGACTAAAGCTGCTGACTATTTTAAACAAACGAAAAGTGTGCACTTTGATGTCCATGAACTCCCGCATGATACCTACTTCTTGCATGTAAAAATGGGGGACAAACTGTTTGAAAGCCAAATAATAGTCCAGTAG